ataatatttttaaaagaatattatttaaaaaatattattaaaatataaaaaatatcattttaatttaaatagcatttatataatttttataattatcgTAAGATTTGAATTGCATGAAAGAAACAtcactttcttttttcttttttttttggtgggTCAATAATTTAGGTTTTGCTTCTTTTACTAAACGAATCAGAGTAATggtttagttttaaaaaatggGTAATTTTATAAAAGTGAAGCTCTTGATTTTTGTTAAATAGTAGAGTTTTAGAGTCAGCGTCATTTCTCTTGCCctttcaaatatcaaaatttcaacaaaatattttaaaataataaagtttCAAACGAAAAGATGGACTTTACATGAGAAATACGAAAGTTAGggaaaattattattaaaatttatatttcgaaattttttattttatttttctgaagGGGATATAAAGGTTAAAAAGGCCAACAAAATTAGCGATGAAATCAAGCTTGATTAAAGGAATTAAATGATCAACTTTGATACTTGGCATGCAATGATGCAATAATTGAGAGCATGAACTATTTTATTTGTTGGTGTGAAGAgcataaacaatttttttttttttggatattgagaGCACGAACAATTAAAAGCAAATTTTGGTGATTCTCTTGACCCAACCCCAATTTATAGAAACTGTTAAATCCAAATTCATTGGTCAATTATTATGTAATCAGTCAtacaatattaatatttaataattaattaggttgatatttattagtatttataatattttatttcatatttttttaataattattatgattttttttatatttttgtgaattaataattctaaaattattCTATATCCTATTAAAAATTAtcacaattattttttatatttttgtaggTGTTATATAGTATTTCGTTTTATGATTCATGAACATAAATTTTAGAGTCAAGTATGCTCATGTGGTGTACTCTAATCCCAATCTACTTATTGAtgctatttttaaaaaatattatgtattaaataattaaatttattaatgatTAATGATTAATGATAATGAGAGACACCAAAAAAGATTAATTATGGTGAGATTtatcaattattattatattatattattctacaacaaattatgataaaatttgtcaattatcattatattattcTATAATGGATTGTATTATGGCGCCAAACATGCTGACATAATACATTATGGTGacaatttgtatatattttttttctcaatcaTCTTTTAAGAAAGTATTATGTAATTAATAGTAcacaaattaatatttaatatttaatcatGTTGAGATTCGTtaacaattttaatattctatttcatatctttttaataattatcattattcttttttatattttcgtggatcaataattttattttatttttatcttatattctTCTAAAGTTTATCACGATTCTCTTATATTTTGTGAATGttattatactattttattttatcatttatgAACTTAATTTTTAGAGCCAAATATGCTGAACATAGTACGTTTTAGTGCTGGTCTACAtgttgattctatttttaaaaaatattatgtattggataattaaatttgttaatatttgttgattaattataatgaaatttgtcaataattataatattctatatcatatctttttaataattatcttattttttttatatctctataaatattatatatatcttttaaatcacttttaattttttttctttacaatgTTTTgaatatatagtatattttttatttctgtcTATTAAATTTATCTAAATATTTAGGAACtaattgttaatattttttattgatatattattattttcgactacttaaattaatattttctaCTACTCAagttgtttttattattattattattattattattattattattattattattattattattattattattattattaatttgataacatttaataaatacatatgAATCtgctttaaaatattttagttcATTTTTTCTTATAAACATTGAGTTATTTGTTTATTGCATGCTAcaccttttttttattaaatataaatactttatgaatttctttattttatagaTTGTTTGGTATTagtataaataacaaaaaaatatatgaagtTATTTAATATAAAGTAAACATATTATGgataacttattttaaaaacatattttaGACATAATTACGGAAAAATAAACATTTCCTGTACATTATACATGGATACATACACTAGTAACTTTAAAgatataatatttttctaattttaatggTATGTTTGACAATAATACAATATCCACCAAGTTATTTTCAccttaaaattattaattctccactataatcttttttattatataccCAAATATAGTAgatcatttaaaaaataaataaattaaaaaatacaaaactctTTCCTTTACTTTCCAAAATGCATTGTATGAATTTTCATCAACTCTGAAATCATGGTTTAAACAAAAATTACAGGCCAACTTTAATTCAAACCATAATTTAGTATTTTGCAAATGAAAATCCAAACATATATAGCACTCTATTCAATTATTCATGAACAGACAAAAACTTGGACCAAAGTTCCTTTCATGATGATTGTCACCAATTTTTTCAATGCTCATTCCCACAAAGTTTGAAACCTAATAATTAGAAGTTGCACCAAATAACAGATACTTAAATATATATCTCTCTTTCAATTCCAACAATTCTAGTAACAAAACCATCACTGAAATAGATCAAACATACTAAAAGATGAAAAAGTGAGGGGGGAAGGGGTATCAACGAAAAACAAACTAATCGGCCGCTTGAAAATGGCAAGATGACTTAAATTTTGTTGAATGCAACAATGTCGCAGCTCTGGATATACTCGTTGCATGGCTCGACAGTGAGATGCTCCTCGATGAGGGAGTCGACAGACACAAGGTCATCAACAATCGTCATCATGATCTGTAGCTTCTTGATGCCGTATCCAACGGGAACCAGTTTGGCTGCAATAATATCAACAAAATTTTGTCAATATAACAATATATAGACTATAAATTCAGCAACTGTGGACAAGAATGAGTTGATGAAAATATTCACATACATGCTCCCCAGAGTAGACCCTCCATCTGAATGCTACGAACAGCCTCTTCCAGCTTTTTCATGTCTGTTTCGTCATCCCAAGGCTTAACATCAAGCAAAACGGATGATTTTCCACCTACAAAAATGTCAAATTAACATGACGAAAAGACCATCGAGAAATTTTCAACCTATAATTCTACCATATAAACAAACACATTCCTAATTACAACAACTAGAAAGGGAAGTGTATTGAATAAGTATATTCATTGATCTTAGATTTATATGAACGATTAACACACAATGAtttaaatgcacaattcgatcAATAGTAGAAAAAAGCttactttctttcttctttgtgGTCTTCTTTGCAGCCTCCCTTTCCTCAGCTGCCTTCTTATCCTCCTCTGTCTCATCACCGAAGAGATCAAGATCGTCGTCATCATCATCAGCAGCCACCGCCTACAAAAACCAAATGAACCACAAAGACCCAATCAGCTTAATTAGTTCACCTATTGGCTTCTGTAGAATTATGGTAACTGTAGTTTACAGTTCACATAAGGTTGAGCATCTATACAAAGTACAAACCAACAACTCATTGCAGATTTGCAGGAAGCATAACTCGAATAGCTCAACTAACAATCCCACTCAGGGAAACTATGTAAGTAAAGAACTAAACATACGAATATAGCTACAAAATTAGGCTTCATTCTTTCTAAAATTTCCAAACTTACTCAAATGGGCATAACATAAAACAAATCATTTGATTTCAAACTCAGAAGACATCACTAGAACACTACATTATACATCAAGAAGAATGCATCAAACGTTCAAACAAGTAAAAGGCATCAACCAAGTAGGTATAATAGAAAATTGCATATatagaacaataaaaaaaaaaacagggaTTAAGTTAGATGCATCATGCATACCGCTTTGGCAGGTGCAGCTTCAGCTGGAGCACCTTGGCCAGCAAATTTCACACCTTGAGCTTTGCCAGGAAAGCTGTTCATTAAAAAGGGAATCAACTTTTCATATTACTTATCTAGAAATTCTAAATTAGCATAAACAACAATAAACAAATCCAAATTTGaagcaacaaaaaaaaattgggaACAGGGAACAAACCTTGCAGCAAGATGGGAAGAGACAACATCGTACCACTTGGCAGCACTGGGAAAAGAGCTACCTGGCTTCTCCGAAACAAAACCATACACTTTGATATCATCTTTTGTCAATTGATCCCTGCAAATAGAGAAAGGCCCAAATAAAATTGAATCACCCAATTTTCAAAATCGATGAAAAAAGATTACTTTTTTAAGTAATTGAAGGAAGTATTAATTGGTACCCAGAAACATAGGTCTTCCCAGAGAGGAACTCCTCTAGGGTTTTGAGACCAGACTCTGTGTGCAGATCTGAGAAGGTAACAGCCATTGGTAAGATTTGGGAGGCTTCGAATTGAAGTGCAAAGAGTGCAAGAGTATCACTTGGTGTGTGAGAGTAAAAGAGGCGTAGTTCAATTCAATGGCTGATATTTATATTATGAACGCAGAAAACCCTAAATCAGTCCCCACTTGTGAGCTCAATTTCTCAAAATATATGCTTTCAATATGCTATTATGCTCTCAAAATTACATACTAGATGTTCAAATCCAAACCGATTTAAACTAAACCGTTAatccaattcaattcaaatcAGATTAAAACCGTACTATTTTGGATTTGATTAGATTATATTTTTTGCAAACCgctggatcggatcggatttcgaatttatttttcataaccgatccaattcaatccaaaccgcacaatatgctataatattattttattattatatttacaattatacttataacatgtttaatttgttatacatttttctattattcatgtattattattatttaataaatattttatgttcaaaatattatttatttttttattttaactaacctataattttatttctattattatGTTATTGTTGGCTTTTTAAGATATTGTTAAGACTTTCTGTCAACAAAAAAAGATATTGTTAAGACTTGTTATGTCATTGTtggttatttaaaatttgatgatgAGATtggttatatgtatttaattttttatttaaaaaaccgCAAATCCAAACCGATCCAAACCGCTTGTAATTgaatttccaaaaaaaaattcatccaatccaaaccgcaccgcaCATAAATTAAGTATTCGGATCAGATgattttttctcttaaaatcGAACCAAACCGCACTGCGAACATCCCTATACTAGTGCTCACTTCAAAggaaatagaaataaaaataaaaataaaaataaaaatttttaatttcaaaatttatttacatttataatttataattaatattactaaaggaaaaattttcaaagaatttTACTTTAACCACTAATTAATTgcttaattttatatttattttagaatGTAAAATAATAATACTTCATAACAAATACAACAATAGATATATCCTATAACACATGcatctaattttaatatatagtGTTATGAACAATATTTGAATAAGTTCAATTAAGGACATATGAAGTTTCGCATCAATTAAAGAAGGAAATTAAACATGTTTTACAAgaatatagatttttttttgtggATGCATTTGACTAGTGATATGGGAATTTTTGAGATTTCGTATCTAGATCGATGTGCCAACAAAAATGTTGGGCCTAACTAAGACGATGTAGATACTTCTATTTTGTGGACGCGCATTTTGATAAGGGAATATTCTTACTTTTACATCAAATAAAAAGAGGAAATAAAACATGTTTTACAAGAAtatggatatttttttttttatagatgCATTTTGATGAGTGAATATGAAAGTTTTTTAGATTTTGTATCTGGATTGATGTGTCAACAAAAA
The Arachis stenosperma cultivar V10309 chromosome 7, arast.V10309.gnm1.PFL2, whole genome shotgun sequence genome window above contains:
- the LOC130942188 gene encoding elongation factor 1-beta-like, whose protein sequence is MAVTFSDLHTESGLKTLEEFLSGKTYVSGDQLTKDDIKVYGFVSEKPGSSFPSAAKWYDVVSSHLAASFPGKAQGVKFAGQGAPAEAAPAKAAVAADDDDDDLDLFGDETEEDKKAAEEREAAKKTTKKKESGKSSVLLDVKPWDDETDMKKLEEAVRSIQMEGLLWGASKLVPVGYGIKKLQIMMTIVDDLVSVDSLIEEHLTVEPCNEYIQSCDIVAFNKI